A region from the Hydra vulgaris chromosome 10, alternate assembly HydraT2T_AEP genome encodes:
- the LOC105847986 gene encoding uncharacterized protein LOC105847986 isoform X2 codes for METKWKDLKVNLHYMYSKDNIDCYVNNIIKYKLGGFKRNEHGSEYKFLLNNKFGVGTNSYYVLYSGAIDIANKLPLNFLFEKSKQPANEKEDDCKDVFDEIIPIMFSKTNCKVKILFSYNDTGIHWVIGEIVLDKNNDNVSAVIYTHDPYGGGKISKKHFSILDVCLKKTLKNSGWQVTSVTSLPSPFTNARQTIADKTSCGIIVAHELVKRIINNSLTISSPFPQGAEQLRLSQLIFLKEHLGEDNPNYQLFKQQVSLVETCFEDNLSTTHLQCIARPTIEERLTIEELREKVNKVVNSEELNNVKVDQLKQLLKEQYKLFIHQLAYKNSLEELKDLVIVLNDLGYFTIKLGELSGELEYYNEAAVFYQYVITILDERLNKKLISKENKNEFIKQEKINPHQQLTHIQLLIFLRIGGNLERTPVIQDEVQTNKHMLLALRNKVDKVIQKIEDYYQQKKTNFQNEIENYQELYVSTAKALFEDIANEMKRFLFKLYSDSEQQISVEAPCKYSVVGLGSMALKQMTPYSDLEFAILTENEDWKKSGDPKVKAYFENLSHLVNFKIINLGESIIPKSKYGIDMEHLVHRAVNFDLGGKTPLGRIDKDKPYELIKTVEWMMHYVRNEEDKAIHIDKNLPYILENVCYVYGEKKLFNDYQCKVSDFLHNKIEDKKYGTLRNCEIRAIKLLVEEAKEIDYSKVNLMSTPPISDTKESLKGSDKPKGDLGLLHPKLFDNQGRLFEVKKDIYRLLDRLVYNLGLYYGIEGASNWDTVDKLVKQKFITIEAAVNLKTALTFATTLRLKTYSYHNAQQEDMSIFVRPAETESEIKEQAKRIFHLTKKHLIEGGGLFQYFYTALPLYEKLEVFCSKHKTLNDVEKKTFFLDNVFYENDFATKGFIYYRLAQYDKAQNNLEKALNNLNDNLKVRVILGHIYNSFGNADQAIEQYEYCLVKQTSVNQDQLNPDVAVFLLNLGLSYNAKGQFEQAIKYYNECLEMQKLIYQDEFNPNVADTLNNLGSAFYGKGEFDEAIKYYENSLKMRKLVYQDQTHPSVANSLNNLVVAYRAKGQYDQAIEYFEMIQEFYKLSYREEPHFHVAASLHNLGTVYNCKEQYDEGIACFKKSLETFKIIYKKKPHPKVADSLNSLGSAYHVKGQHDQAIRYFKESLEMQNIIYKKQPNPSIAISFNNLGSAFYAKGQYDEAIKYFNDGLEMRKLIYLDKYHPAVADSLNNLGAAHNAKGEYVQAVKYYETSLEINKFIYKEEPHSNIANCLNNLGNVYNANGQLDQAIKYYKESLEILKLIYKVESHSNVAGLLNNLGILYNAKKQHDQAISYYKESLEMYKLIYDEEPHTNVADSLNNLGNAYNSKGNYDQAFCYYKESLKIYEKIYNAKPHPNIAASLNNLGNIYNAKENFDQAIKHLKRSLNMKKVIYKDQFHPSVADSLNNIGFAYGAKGEYDRAIKCYEESLNIYKFIYKKGYNSNIADSLNNLGNVYYDKIQYDQAISCYKESLEIYKAVYYKEPHLDIVESLNNLGNVFNSQGHYDQAIKYFEESLDMQKQIYKDQSHLSIARSQNNLALVHCAIKQYVQAIKYFEESLQIYKLIYKKDPNLSVADTLNNIGTAFRAIRQYDHAIKYYEESLDIKKLIFKGQPQISVARSLNNLGLAYCDKEQHDQAISYHEESIEIYKLLHKGEIHPNVADSYNFLGNVYNAKGQYDQAIKYHRQAWQIISVFQDHPYANDIKTSLTKTAELYAKKHSLNPQEVINKNISLPK; via the coding sequence GGAAACAAAGTGGAAAGACTTAAAGGTGAATCTTCATTATATGTACAGTAAAGACAATATTGATTGTTATGTTAACAATATTATCAAGTACAAACTTGGAGGATTTAAAAGAAATGAGCATGGTAGTGAATATAAATTTCTTCTAAACAACAAATTTGGAGTAGGTACTAATTCTTATTACGTTCTGTACTCGGGAGCTATAGATATTGCTAATAAGCTtccactaaattttttatttgaaaaatcaaaacaacctgCTAATGAAAAGGAAGATGATTGTAAAGatgtttttgatgaaataatacCGATAATGTTCTCCaaaacaaactgcaaagttAAGATATTATTTTCTTACAATGATACTGGTATTCACTGGGTTATTGGCGAAATCGTTTTagataaaaacaatgataatgtTTCTGCAGTAATATACACCCACGACCCTTATGGTGGtggaaaaatatcaaaaaaacattttagcataCTTGacgtttgtttaaaaaaaactttaaaaaatagtggTTGGCAGGTAACATCAGTAACCAGCTTGCCAAGTCCATTTACTAATGCAAGACAAACTATAGCAGATAAAACATCTTGCGGCATAATTGTGGCTCATGAGTTAGTAAAAAGGATCATCAATAATAGTCTTACCATATCATCACCTTTTCCACAAGGTGCAGAGCAGTTACGCCTATCACAACTTATTTTCCTAAAAGAACATTTAGGAGAAGACAATCCAAACTATCAACTTTTTAAACAGCAGGTTAGTTTAGTGGAAACTTGTTTTGAAGATAATTTATCTACAACCCATTTACAATGTATTGCGAGACCAACAATAGAAGAAAGACTAACAATAGAAGAGTTAAGAGAAAAAGTAAACAAGGTTGTAAATTCAGAAGAACTAAACAATGTCAAAGTTGATCAACTAAAGCAACTTTTGAAAGAACAATATAAACTTTTCATTCACCAACTAGCGTATAAAAACAGTCTAGAAGAGCTAAAGGATTTGGTTATTGTCTTAAACGATTTAGGCTATTTCACCATTAAATTAGGAGAGTTGAGTGGGGAGCTGGAATATTATAACGAGGCGGCAGTATTTTATCAATATGTCATTACTATTTTAGATGAGAgacttaacaaaaagttaataagtaaagaaaataaaaatgaatttattaaacaagaaaaaataaatccaCATCAACAACTAACTCATATACAACtgcttatatttttaagaattggTGGAAATCTAGAGAGAACGCCAGTTATTCAAGATGAAGTACAAACTAATAAACATATGTTATTAGCATTGCgaaataaagttgataaagtGATACAAAAAATAGAAGATTATTACCAGCAGAAGAAAAcgaattttcaaaatgaaatagaaaactATCAGGAGTTATATGTGAGCACTGCAAAAGCTTTGTTTGAAGATATAGCAAATGAAATGAAAaggtttttgtttaaactatatAGTGATAGTGAACAGCAAATTTCTGTAGAAGCACCTTGTAAATATTCAGTAGTTGGACTTGGATCAATGGCACTAAAGCAAATGACACCTTATTCAGACTTGGAGTTTGCTATTTTGACGGAAAATGAGGATTGGAAAAAAAGTGGTGATCCCAAGGTAAAAGCGTATTTTGAGAACCTGAGCCACTTGGTAAACTTTAAGATAATTAATTTAGGAGAAAGTATTATACCAAAATCTAAGTACGGTATAGATATGGAACATCTAGTGCACAGAGCAGTTAACTTTGATCTAGGAGGTAAAACACCTTTAGGAAGAATTGATAAAGACAAACCATATGAGCTCATAAAAACAGTTGAATGGATGATGCATTATGTACGTAATGAGGAAGATAAAGCCATTCATATAGATAAGAACCTACCATATATACTAGAAAATGTTTGCTACGTGTATGGAgagaaaaagctttttaatgACTACCAATGCAAGGTTTCAgattttttgcataataaaattgaagataaaaaatatggTACATTAAGAAACTGTGAAATAAGAGCCATTAAACTGTTAGTAGAGGAAGCTAAAGAAATTGATTATTCTAAGGTTAACCTTATGTCTACACCCCCGATATCTGATACAAAAGAAAGTTTGAAAGGTTCGGATAAACCAAAAGGTGACCTAGGCTTATTGCATCCTAAATTATTTGACAATCAAGGTAGATTGTTTGAAGTTAAGAAAGATATTTACAGACTTCTTGACCGTTTAGTATATAATCTTGGTCTGTACTATGGTATTGAAGGAGCTAGTAACTGGGATACAGTCGATAAATTAGTGaagcaaaaatttataacaatagaAGCAgcagttaatttaaaaactgctttaacTTTTGCTACTACACTgagattaaaaacttattcttaCCATAATGCACAGCAGGAGGATATGTCGATATTTGTCAGACCAGCCGAAACTGAGTCTGAAATTAAAGAACAAGCTAAACGAATATTCCATCtgactaaaaaacatttaattgaaGGCGGTGgattgtttcaatatttttataccgCCTTACCGTTATATGAAAAATTAGAGGTTTTTTGTAgcaaacataaaacattaaatgatgtagagaaaaaaacattttttttagataatgtgTTTTATGAAAATGATTTTGCTACTAAAGGTTTTATCTACTATAGATTAGCACAATATGATAAAGCCCAAAACAATTTAGAAAAAGCCTTAAATAAtctaaatgataatttaaaagtaagaGTAATTTTAGgacatatatataacagttttggTAATGCCGATCAGGCTATAGAGCAATATGAGTACTGTTTGGTGAAGCAAACATCTGTCAACCAAGACCAACTTAATCCGGATGTTGCTGTATTTTTGCTAAATCTAGGGTTATCTTATAATGCTAAAGGACAGTTTGAACAGGCAATTAAGTATTATAATGAGTGCTTAGAGATGCAAAAACTCATCTACCAAGATGAATTTAATCCAAATGTTGCTGATACTTTGAATAATCTAGGATCAGCTTTTTATGGAAAAGGAGAATTTGATGAGGCAATTAAGTACTATGAAAATAGCTTAAAGATGAGAAAATTAGTATATCAAGATCAAACTCACCCTAGTGTAGCTaattctttaaataacctaGTTGTAGCTTATCGTGCTAAAGGACAATATGATCAAGCAATTGAGTATTTTGAAATGATTCAAGAGTTTTACAAACTCAGCTATAGAGAAGAACCTCATTTTCATGTTGCTGCTTCTCTACATAATCTCGGGACAGTTTATAATTGTAAAGAACAATATGATGAAGGAATTGCCTGCTTTAAGAAGAGCTTGGAgacatttaaaattatctataaaaaaaaaccacatcCAAAAGTTGCTGATTCTTTAAATAGTCTAGGTTCAGCTTACCATGTTAAAGGACAACATGATCAGGCTATTAGGTATTTTAAAGAAAGCTTAGAGATGCAAaatattatctacaaaaaacAACCGAATCCAAGTATtgctatttcttttaataatctAGGTTCAGCTTTTTATGCAAAAGGACAATATGATGAGGCAATTAAGTATTTTAATGATGGTTTAGAAATGAGAAAACTAATTTATCTAGATAAATATCATCCTGCTGTTGCTGATTCTTTAAATAATCTCGGTGCAGCTCATAATGCTAAAGGAGAATATGTTCAAGCAGTTAAGTATTATGAAACAAGCTTAGAAATTAACAAGTTTATCTACAAAGAAGAACCTCATTCGAATATTgctaattgtttaaataatttaggaaACGTTTACAATGCTAACGGACAACTTGATCAAGCAATTAAGTATTATAAAGAAAGTCTGGAAATACTCAAACTCATCTATAAGGTAGAATCTCATTCTAATGTGGCtggtttattaaataatctaGGAATTCTTTACAATGCTAAAAAACAACACGATCAGGCAATTAGCTACTATAAGGAAAGCTTAGAGATGTATAAACTAATCTATGATGAAGAACCTCATACAAATGTTGCTGATTCTTTAAATAACTTAGGTAACGCTTATAATTCCAAAGGAAACTATGATCAGGCATTTTGCTACTATAAAGAAAGCCTAAAGATATACGAAAAAATCTATAATGCAAAACCTCATCCAAATATTGCTGcctctttaaataatttaggaaACATTTACAAtgctaaagaaaattttgatcAAGCAATTAAGCATCTTAAAAGGagcttaaatatgaaaaaagtgaTTTATAAAGATCAGTTTCACCCAAGTGTTGCTGATTCTTTAAACAACATAGGGTTTGCTTATGGTGCTAAAGGAGAATATGATCGAGCAATTAAGTGTTACGAAGAGAGTCTTAATATatacaagtttatttataaaaaaggttaTAATTCAAACATTGCTGATTCTTTAAACAATCTAGGGAACGTTTATTATGATAAGATACAATATGATCAGGCAATTAGCTGCTATAAGGAGAGCCTAGAGATATACAAAGcagtttattataaagaaccTCATCTAGACATTGTTGAATCTTTGAATAATTTAGGAAACGTTTTCAATTCCCAAGGACATTATGATCAggcaattaaatattttgaagagaGCCTAGATATGCAAAAACAGATTTACAAAGACCAATCTCATCTTAGTATTGCTCGTTCTCAAAATAATCTAGCATTGGTTCATTGTGCTATAAAACAGTATGTCCAAGCAATTAAGTATTTTGAAGAGAGTCTACAGATATACAAACTGATCTACAAAAAAGATCCTAATCTAAGTGTTGCCGATACTTTAAATAACATAGGGACTGCTTTTCGTGCTATAAGACAATATGATCATGCAATTAAGTACTATGAAGAGAGcctagatataaaaaaattgattttcaaagGTCAACCTCAAATCAGTGTTGCTagatctttaaataatttagggTTAGCATATTGTGATAAAGAACAACATGATCAGGCAATTAGTTACCACGAGGAGAGCATAGAAATTTATAAACTCTTGCACAAAGGAGAAATTCATCCAAATGTTGCTGATTCTTATAACTTTCTAGGTAACGTGTATAATGCTAAAGGACAGTATGATCAGGCAATTAAGTATCACAGGCAAGCTTGGCAAATAATATCAGTTTTCCAAGATCATCCATACgcaaatgatataaaaactaGTTTAACAAAAACAGCTGAGCTTTATgctaaaaaacattctttaaatCCGCAGGaggttattaataaaaacatttctttgccaaagtaa